In a single window of the Anaerocolumna cellulosilytica genome:
- a CDS encoding ABC transporter ATP-binding protein: MIAILKSEYVKKKYGKESVVDGISLTIYDNTFTVILGPSGSGKSTLLNILSGLIQTTSGKVWYEDKVISNYSESQLAKWKRSEVGNVFQNYMLLNNLTAEENIKIGIASGKTPLSFDRLVRMLEIESILAKFPAQLSGGQQQRVAIARAVIKAPRLLFCDEATGALDEENSKKVVELLHSLKSAFGMTILFATHNTQIAKTADRILTMNNGLIHKDVRNENPISAKDMVWG; encoded by the coding sequence ATGATAGCGATTTTAAAATCCGAATACGTTAAGAAAAAATATGGAAAAGAAAGTGTTGTTGATGGTATTTCGCTTACTATTTACGATAATACATTTACCGTAATTTTAGGACCAAGTGGTTCTGGAAAATCTACTTTATTAAATATTCTTTCAGGTCTGATACAGACTACTTCTGGTAAGGTATGGTACGAGGATAAAGTTATTTCTAATTATTCAGAGTCACAGCTTGCGAAGTGGAAACGCTCGGAGGTAGGCAATGTGTTTCAAAACTATATGCTCCTAAATAATCTTACAGCGGAAGAAAATATTAAAATCGGTATTGCTTCCGGCAAAACACCGCTTTCTTTTGACCGGCTGGTTCGTATGCTTGAAATTGAAAGTATTTTAGCTAAGTTTCCTGCGCAGCTTTCCGGTGGCCAACAACAGCGTGTTGCCATAGCACGAGCTGTTATCAAAGCACCGCGCTTACTGTTCTGTGATGAAGCAACAGGCGCATTGGACGAAGAAAACAGTAAAAAAGTGGTTGAACTTCTTCATAGCCTAAAGTCTGCTTTCGGCATGACGATACTTTTTGCCACACATAATACCCAAATTGCGAAAACGGCTGATCGTATACTTACAATGAACAATGGTTTAATACATAAGGATGTAAGGAACGAAAATCCAATCTCGGCTAAAGATATGGTGTGGGGGTAA
- a CDS encoding DUF3021 family protein → MRRTIINIMSTTGITLVLLSFIGMLSGAKVICISSVFQSLAANIVIHLGYLLTRKFESKYIVVETALDIGYAIIVLISFGCIFHWYTSTPLWMLIIMSILIYIVGLLLNIFRIRKEIDTINTLLKRRNTKPN, encoded by the coding sequence ATGAGAAGAACCATTATAAATATAATGTCCACAACAGGTATTACACTTGTACTTCTCTCATTTATAGGGATGCTTTCCGGTGCAAAAGTTATATGTATCAGCAGCGTTTTTCAATCGCTTGCCGCAAATATAGTAATCCATTTGGGTTATTTACTGACACGCAAGTTTGAAAGTAAATATATTGTCGTAGAAACTGCACTCGATATTGGCTATGCTATAATCGTTCTTATTTCTTTTGGATGTATCTTTCATTGGTATACCAGCACGCCATTATGGATGCTTATTATAATGTCCATATTGATCTATATTGTGGGTCTACTTTTGAACATATTCCGCATTCGGAAGGAAATTGATACAATCAACACTTTACTAAAAAGACGCAATACTAAACCAAATTAA
- a CDS encoding LytTR family DNA-binding domain-containing protein, which produces MIVKLEQDLSRNEIEILIKYATMNKDVKRITAMLQSINTRIKCRLDNSDKLVNTSDIYYFESVDKRTFVYCEQSVYRTESRIYQLAEDLAHLGFVQINKACVLNLNVLDYIKPLLNSRMEATLKNGERLYITRKYLDNIKQALQEGSNL; this is translated from the coding sequence ATGATTGTAAAACTGGAACAGGATTTATCAAGAAATGAGATTGAAATATTAATTAAGTATGCAACAATGAATAAAGATGTGAAGCGAATTACTGCCATGTTGCAATCCATAAATACTCGTATAAAATGCAGGCTGGACAATAGTGACAAACTTGTAAATACTTCTGATATTTATTACTTTGAAAGTGTAGATAAAAGAACATTTGTTTATTGTGAGCAAAGTGTTTACCGAACGGAATCCCGCATATATCAATTAGCAGAAGATTTAGCTCACTTGGGGTTTGTTCAAATAAACAAAGCTTGTGTATTAAATTTAAATGTTCTTGATTACATTAAGCCACTGTTAAACAGCCGAATGGAAGCAACACTAAAAAATGGCGAACGACTTTATATAACACGAAAATACCTCGATAATATAAAACAGGCATTACAGGAGGGTTCGAATTTATGA
- a CDS encoding CBS domain-containing protein: MQLYSKDTKKQDTHSSNHENSFLGNDRKNILFLLTPKASVEFLLDSSPLRQGLEKIKYHRYAAIPVISEDGAYIGTVSEGDFLWHMMDSNNYLIKSQENSLISDIIRKGWNPAVKIDTTMEELLLRIMEQNFVPVIDDRNKFVGIITRKDIIKYYCNLSI, translated from the coding sequence ATGCAGTTATATTCAAAAGATACAAAAAAACAAGATACGCACTCAAGCAACCACGAGAATAGTTTTTTAGGTAATGATCGAAAAAACATACTTTTTTTATTAACGCCAAAAGCTTCTGTAGAATTTTTACTAGATAGCAGTCCCTTACGTCAGGGGCTTGAAAAAATTAAGTATCATAGATATGCCGCGATACCCGTTATTTCAGAAGATGGGGCTTACATTGGAACGGTCAGTGAGGGGGATTTTTTATGGCATATGATGGATAGCAATAATTATTTGATAAAATCACAGGAGAATTCCTTGATTTCTGATATTATCAGAAAAGGCTGGAATCCCGCCGTTAAAATAGATACAACTATGGAGGAATTGCTCTTGCGTATTATGGAACAAAATTTTGTCCCTGTAATTGATGACAGAAATAAATTTGTAGGGATAATAACACGTAAAGATATAATAAAGTATTATTGCAATTTATCAATATAA
- a CDS encoding IS3 family transposase (programmed frameshift), which yields MSTSKTGTRYDEDFKRTLVNLYQSGGKTQAALCKEYGVSLTALTRWIKQYSTVKTDDGEVLTAKQVKDLQKRNAQLEEELLILKKANCHLHATLQQRLDAVHKLRFQHDIKILCNVLGVNRSTYYKHFHSVPAERTKENQEIAKRILHIYADYNKRLGAYKITYVLQRDHGIHISVGRVYRLMKTLQLPRMSTVKPYRNYRHKDTGNCTNHLHQEFNQKSPDIVWASDFTYIKVSGKWYYLCIVMDLFSRKIISWNISARPDVTLVMTAFKKAYDKRKYPTGLMFHSDRGSQYTAFSFRQLLDSLNVVQSFSKKGYPFDNACCECFFKYLKKEETNRKTYYSLQELQLSVFEYIEGFYNSRRPHSSLGMLTPNEKEELFWNQA from the exons ATGTCCACAAGTAAAACTGGAACACGGTATGACGAGGACTTCAAACGTACTCTCGTTAACCTTTATCAATCTGGCGGTAAAACACAGGCTGCTCTCTGTAAAGAATACGGTGTTTCCCTAACCGCTCTTACCCGTTGGATCAAGCAATACTCAACCGTCAAAACGGATGATGGCGAGGTCTTGACCGCCAAACAAGTGAAGGATCTTCAAAAACGCAATGCTCAGCTTGAGGAGGAACTCCTCATACTAAAAAAAGCGA ATTGCCATCTTCACGCCACACTCCAGCAACGATTAGATGCTGTTCATAAGCTTCGTTTTCAGCATGACATAAAGATTCTTTGCAATGTATTAGGTGTAAACAGAAGTACCTATTATAAGCATTTTCACTCAGTACCTGCTGAACGCACCAAGGAAAATCAGGAGATAGCCAAACGGATTCTCCATATCTACGCCGATTATAACAAGCGTCTTGGTGCATATAAGATTACTTATGTCCTCCAGCGTGATCATGGCATTCACATCAGTGTTGGACGAGTGTACCGCCTGATGAAAACACTTCAATTACCACGAATGTCAACGGTGAAGCCATATCGTAACTATCGGCATAAAGATACTGGCAATTGCACCAATCATCTCCATCAGGAGTTCAACCAGAAATCCCCTGACATTGTCTGGGCAAGTGATTTCACTTATATCAAAGTTTCTGGGAAATGGTATTATCTCTGTATTGTAATGGATCTATTTTCTCGCAAAATCATTTCCTGGAACATTTCAGCAAGACCTGATGTCACTTTGGTAATGACTGCATTCAAAAAAGCTTATGATAAAAGGAAATACCCTACAGGCCTCATGTTCCACTCTGATCGGGGATCTCAATATACTGCATTTTCATTCAGACAGTTATTGGATTCTCTTAATGTAGTGCAGTCATTTTCTAAGAAAGGTTATCCCTTCGACAATGCCTGCTGTGAATGTTTCTTCAAATATTTGAAAAAAGAAGAAACCAACCGAAAAACCTATTACTCTTTACAGGAGCTGCAGCTATCTGTATTTGAGTATATTGAAGGTTTCTATAACTCCAGAAGACCACACAGTTCTCTTGGAATGCTAACACCCAATGAAAAGGAGGAACTCTTCTGGAATCAAGCTTAG
- a CDS encoding transposase: MQINKNTNDNYTVRQLKLPLEIEKLINISDPVYTFCEVMDHIDLSKYFVEKGYRTGRPRCDEQKLLKVILFAFMEHGISSLREIEKLCRNDIRYLYLLDEMKAPSFATFGNLIRNELTDSIEQIFIDLNSYIFEKEHVDLEHTYIDGTKMEANANRYTWVWKKSCTKNRGKVYEKISTLIDAMNQEVLGYFGVKLDKRDEYAVEYVSELLEMYKNATNLVESTFVSGCGHRKSLPQKQYQELEGYLERLKTYAHHIEVCGDERNSYSKTDHDATFMRIKRDYMGNDQLLPAYNLQTAVCDEYIAVVDVKPYASDMECFVPLMEKFNEIYGHYPKYPVADAGYGSYNNYLYCEEHGMEKYMKFTMFKKETSDKKYHENPYRAVNFKRDENGNLICPNGKTFHFKSKQHVYKNKYSRTEEIYECKSCEGCQFKNDCCPKASKNRTIRMNQELTSIHQEVMTNLESIHGALLRMNRSIQAEGTFGILKWNKSYKRLFRRGEKNAILELTLISCGFNLYKYHNKKQRNKLAA, translated from the coding sequence ATGCAAATAAATAAAAACACCAATGATAATTATACAGTACGTCAGCTGAAATTACCATTGGAAATCGAAAAATTAATTAATATATCTGATCCAGTATACACGTTCTGTGAGGTGATGGATCACATCGACCTATCAAAATATTTTGTAGAGAAAGGCTACAGAACAGGTCGTCCAAGATGTGATGAACAGAAACTCCTTAAAGTGATACTCTTTGCCTTCATGGAGCACGGAATTAGTTCTCTGCGTGAAATAGAAAAACTCTGTAGGAATGATATACGATACCTGTATCTTCTTGATGAGATGAAGGCTCCTTCTTTTGCGACCTTTGGCAATCTTATACGCAATGAACTAACAGATTCCATAGAACAGATTTTTATTGACTTAAACAGTTACATTTTTGAAAAGGAGCATGTGGACCTGGAGCATACTTACATAGATGGAACAAAAATGGAAGCGAATGCCAACCGATATACCTGGGTATGGAAAAAGTCTTGTACAAAAAACCGAGGAAAGGTTTATGAAAAGATATCCACGCTAATTGATGCAATGAACCAGGAAGTATTAGGATATTTCGGTGTAAAACTTGATAAGAGAGATGAGTATGCTGTCGAATATGTATCTGAACTCTTGGAAATGTACAAGAATGCAACAAATCTGGTGGAATCCACGTTTGTATCTGGTTGTGGTCATAGAAAAAGCCTTCCGCAAAAACAATATCAGGAATTAGAGGGGTATCTAGAACGATTAAAGACATATGCACATCATATAGAAGTTTGTGGCGATGAAAGAAACAGTTATTCCAAAACCGATCACGATGCCACTTTTATGCGCATAAAACGGGATTATATGGGGAATGATCAGCTTCTCCCAGCGTACAATCTACAGACCGCTGTCTGTGATGAATATATAGCGGTAGTTGATGTAAAACCATATGCATCAGATATGGAATGCTTTGTTCCTTTGATGGAAAAATTCAATGAAATCTATGGTCATTATCCAAAGTATCCAGTTGCAGATGCAGGCTATGGTTCCTATAATAACTATCTTTACTGTGAAGAGCATGGGATGGAAAAATATATGAAATTTACCATGTTCAAAAAAGAAACATCCGATAAGAAGTATCATGAAAATCCATATCGCGCAGTCAACTTTAAAAGAGACGAGAATGGAAATTTAATATGCCCAAATGGAAAGACTTTTCACTTTAAAAGCAAACAACATGTCTATAAAAACAAATACAGCAGAACCGAAGAAATCTATGAATGCAAATCATGTGAAGGCTGCCAGTTTAAAAACGATTGTTGTCCTAAGGCAAGCAAAAATAGAACTATTCGAATGAATCAGGAATTAACATCAATACATCAAGAGGTAATGACAAATCTTGAATCAATACATGGCGCACTGTTGAGAATGAATCGTAGTATTCAAGCGGAAGGAACCTTTGGTATTTTAAAATGGAATAAATCCTACAAAAGATTATTTCGAAGAGGTGAGAAAAACGCAATTCTTGAACTCACACTGATTTCTTGTGGTTTTAATCTTTATAAATATCATAATAAAAAACAGAGAAACAAGTTGGCTGCTTAA
- a CDS encoding PqqD family protein, with translation MEVIISKALSWQIIDGTLYIIDEHTKRMFLLNDVAVFIWNSICNKDSIDTMIKKITSQYTVKEEIVRCDIIEIYNDLQTKGLIELKNKEVL, from the coding sequence ATGGAAGTTATAATAAGCAAAGCACTATCATGGCAAATAATAGATGGTACATTATATATTATTGATGAGCATACAAAAAGGATGTTTTTATTAAATGATGTAGCTGTTTTTATATGGAATTCAATATGTAATAAAGATTCTATTGACACTATGATAAAAAAGATTACTAGCCAATATACAGTCAAAGAAGAAATAGTAAGATGTGATATTATAGAAATATATAATGATTTACAAACAAAAGGATTAATTGAATTAAAGAATAAAGAGGTACTATAG
- a CDS encoding radical SAM/SPASM domain-containing protein has product MDSENQISSLNSLTYEKGLPYSASIELITKCNFKCIHCYIAEHNKEMKATDVIKILDELKALGVLDLTLTGGEIFLLKDIMNIIEYARKIGFRVTLFTNLSLMNEEIIKKLSELYITEISTTVFSLDSGINDKITCIKDSLNNIMKNILLIKQYNIQLEIKVPIMDYNYNSYIEIKDFCIENGFRFNYSTAITSKINGDTKTRKYNISSTDLNKIIKELDNVTSNKFKSDDYICGAVRNNIHIDCFGNVYPCLSLLYKYGNIFNDTLDSIWNNSKQKKYLNSLRKKDFLLCTNCNINDKCVKCPGMALSEDGDLFGCSSLDQCLAIARQNILEL; this is encoded by the coding sequence ATGGACAGTGAAAATCAAATCTCTTCATTAAATAGCTTGACTTATGAAAAGGGATTACCATATTCAGCATCTATTGAATTAATTACTAAATGTAATTTCAAATGCATTCATTGTTATATAGCAGAACATAACAAAGAAATGAAAGCAACAGATGTAATTAAAATTCTAGATGAATTAAAAGCATTAGGAGTATTGGATTTGACTTTAACAGGTGGAGAGATATTTTTACTTAAAGATATAATGAATATTATTGAATATGCAAGAAAAATAGGGTTTCGAGTTACATTGTTTACTAACCTCTCTCTCATGAATGAGGAAATTATTAAGAAATTATCGGAATTGTACATAACGGAAATATCAACGACTGTTTTTTCTCTTGATTCAGGAATTAATGACAAAATTACTTGTATTAAAGATTCACTAAATAATATTATGAAAAATATATTGTTAATTAAACAATATAATATTCAGCTAGAAATTAAAGTTCCAATTATGGATTATAATTATAATTCATATATAGAAATAAAAGATTTTTGCATTGAAAATGGGTTTAGATTTAACTATAGTACTGCTATTACAAGTAAAATAAATGGTGATACGAAAACACGTAAATATAATATATCAAGTACTGATTTAAATAAAATTATAAAAGAGTTAGATAATGTAACTAGTAACAAATTTAAATCAGATGATTATATTTGTGGAGCTGTTAGAAATAATATACATATTGATTGTTTTGGCAATGTATATCCTTGCCTTTCGCTACTATACAAATATGGTAATATATTTAATGATACTTTAGATAGCATTTGGAATAATTCAAAGCAAAAAAAATATTTGAATTCTTTACGAAAGAAAGATTTTTTATTATGTACAAATTGTAATATAAATGATAAATGTGTAAAATGTCCTGGCATGGCATTATCAGAAGATGGTGATTTGTTTGGTTGTTCATCTTTAGATCAATGCCTAGCAATTGCTAGGCAGAATATTCTTGAGTTATAA
- a CDS encoding ABC transporter ATP-binding protein, with translation MKLINKTYKMYDYIIISYKISKINTIGMAFLKTLSACLASIMVLVTSSFINNLISQNSIKNIKLNFLALLITIGLNWLTNAMYKFIHLKLLLKINETLTITITEKKGALAYSYIENPETWELMERIGDDPSERWIKGINNILDLLVFVIQALGLLIIIGSKNYIIASIILALLIPFFFISIKNGQEDYDAFETSSEYFRRAKYFRKLISSRDNVEERTLFQYNEFINRKWSNQFLKAIKVEMLANRKIFSRVHIGNIGILFITSLITFILVIPVKQGEMSTGLFIALIKGITSFITSISWKFALVMMELEKSRLYLKDVTAFSQLNEEQGITNLTASMGQEETLNSIEFINVSFCYPGTNKKILDNFTVILDGLKKYAFVGLNGAGKTTIIKLLTGLYDNYTGIIRINQKDIRDIEKPKLKAYFSIVYQDFARYEISIRENIILSYYGKGLFKEASNIQLETIMKNLGMDNLLINLKNGIDTKVGKLEEGSIDLSGGEWQKIAILRSLVNNAPIYILDEPTAALDPVSEYELYKIFYEIIKEKFAIFITHRLGAARIADEIIVINNGTIEEQGSHLELMKKNGLYASMFETQRSWYNEGN, from the coding sequence ATGAAGCTAATAAATAAAACTTATAAAATGTATGATTACATAATCATTTCATACAAGATTTCTAAAATAAATACAATTGGTATGGCTTTTCTGAAAACATTAAGCGCCTGTTTAGCGAGTATAATGGTATTAGTAACAAGCTCTTTTATTAATAATCTAATTAGCCAAAATAGTATTAAAAACATAAAGCTAAATTTTCTTGCTTTATTGATTACTATTGGATTAAATTGGTTAACTAATGCAATGTATAAGTTTATTCATTTGAAATTATTATTAAAAATTAACGAAACCTTAACAATAACCATTACTGAAAAAAAGGGAGCTCTAGCCTATTCTTATATTGAAAATCCAGAAACGTGGGAATTGATGGAGAGAATAGGAGATGATCCCTCTGAAAGATGGATAAAAGGAATAAATAATATATTGGATCTTTTAGTATTTGTTATACAAGCACTTGGCTTACTCATAATTATTGGTTCTAAAAATTACATTATCGCTAGTATTATATTAGCTCTTTTAATACCTTTCTTTTTTATATCAATAAAAAATGGACAAGAAGATTATGATGCCTTTGAAACTTCAAGTGAATACTTTAGAAGAGCAAAGTATTTCAGAAAATTAATCTCATCTAGAGATAATGTTGAGGAGAGGACACTTTTTCAATATAATGAGTTTATAAATAGAAAGTGGTCTAATCAATTTTTGAAGGCAATTAAAGTTGAAATGTTAGCAAATCGAAAAATATTTTCAAGAGTACATATTGGAAATATTGGTATTTTATTCATAACTTCTCTAATTACATTTATATTAGTAATACCGGTAAAACAAGGAGAGATGTCAACCGGACTTTTTATAGCTCTTATAAAAGGTATCACAAGTTTTATTACTAGCATTTCATGGAAGTTTGCCTTGGTGATGATGGAATTGGAGAAGAGTAGGCTATATTTAAAGGATGTAACAGCATTTTCACAGTTAAATGAAGAACAGGGAATAACTAATTTAACAGCAAGTATGGGACAGGAAGAAACATTGAATAGTATTGAATTTATTAATGTAAGTTTCTGCTATCCAGGAACCAATAAGAAAATATTAGATAATTTCACAGTTATTCTTGATGGATTAAAAAAATATGCATTTGTGGGGTTAAATGGGGCAGGAAAAACAACAATAATTAAATTGTTGACGGGTTTATATGATAACTATACAGGTATAATACGGATTAATCAAAAAGATATCCGTGATATAGAGAAACCAAAATTGAAGGCATATTTTTCAATAGTATATCAGGATTTTGCCAGATATGAAATATCGATTAGGGAAAATATTATTCTATCTTACTATGGAAAAGGATTATTTAAAGAAGCAAGCAATATTCAACTGGAAACAATTATGAAAAATCTTGGAATGGATAATTTGTTAATTAACTTAAAAAACGGAATAGATACAAAAGTTGGGAAATTGGAGGAAGGAAGCATAGATCTATCTGGCGGTGAATGGCAAAAAATAGCTATTTTACGTTCACTAGTTAACAATGCTCCTATATATATTCTAGACGAACCGACTGCTGCCCTTGATCCGGTAAGTGAATATGAACTGTATAAGATATTTTATGAAATTATAAAAGAGAAGTTTGCAATATTTATAACGCACAGACTGGGAGCTGCTAGAATAGCAGATGAAATAATAGTCATTAATAATGGAACAATTGAGGAGCAAGGAAGCCACTTAGAATTAATGAAAAAAAATGGACTCTATGCATCTATGTTTGAAACCCAAAGGAGTTGGTATAATGAAGGCAATTAA
- a CDS encoding ATP-binding cassette domain-containing protein, protein MKAINNCYSFIIKSVKEVFTVSKGLFLTIYLVAFIQGILNSFPIILMQVLFDQIEKISSSQISVYSVLRTIFIMFVVKCIIQVMADLGNFLYEYHHMKVIHKLTNRLNNHIGLINAISFEDKELLDQIEKAYQGTGQVRKLVDTVLMLLLNYLPSLIVVGAYLYKAKPVLIIILLLIFLPVLISEISKAKLFTDLEDELAPLNRKIQTYNDYLIGRKFFKETRLLGTFQFFLKRLNEAIKIRNEAMWKITFITDIRELGTKFLSLGGYISILIILYISVLKKEISIGYFAAIFTSLDSLFFMMEEIVSSLVGGVAQVTGKIKNYFKFREVTPLTKEGISLKYHDSIILENVCFSYPNSSNIALHNVNLKVGRGESIAVVGENGSGKTTLVRLLAGIYSPTDGKIFYNGVESNKYNPFELFYNTSAVFQNYGKYDLSLEDNIKISNLDSDKNVDFILNDLEMEIPKGIYPEGIKTMLSREFGGIDLSGGQWQKIAIARGGYRDKDLLLLDEPTSAIDPIEEAVLYTKFQKLIRGRMSFIVTHRLGAARISDKIIVMKKGKIVGIGKHMELLNTCDEYKKMWLAQSEQYT, encoded by the coding sequence ATGAAGGCAATTAATAATTGTTATAGCTTTATTATTAAAAGTGTAAAAGAAGTATTTACTGTTTCAAAAGGATTATTTCTTACAATTTATTTGGTTGCATTTATTCAGGGGATTCTAAATTCATTCCCAATTATTTTAATGCAGGTGCTTTTTGATCAAATAGAAAAGATATCATCAAGTCAAATATCTGTATATAGCGTACTACGAACTATATTTATTATGTTTGTGGTAAAATGCATTATTCAAGTCATGGCTGATTTAGGTAATTTTTTGTATGAATATCATCATATGAAAGTAATACATAAATTAACAAATAGATTGAACAATCACATAGGTTTAATTAACGCAATATCCTTTGAGGATAAAGAATTATTGGACCAAATTGAAAAAGCATATCAAGGCACTGGGCAGGTAAGAAAACTTGTTGATACAGTTCTTATGTTACTGCTAAATTATTTACCAAGTCTAATTGTAGTTGGGGCATATTTATATAAAGCAAAGCCTGTACTGATAATTATATTATTATTAATATTTTTACCAGTACTTATATCTGAAATTTCAAAAGCAAAGCTATTTACAGATTTGGAAGATGAATTGGCACCCTTAAATAGAAAAATTCAAACATATAATGATTACTTAATAGGAAGAAAGTTTTTCAAAGAAACAAGATTACTTGGAACATTTCAATTTTTTTTAAAGAGATTAAATGAAGCAATTAAGATTCGCAATGAGGCAATGTGGAAGATTACATTCATAACAGATATTCGTGAATTAGGAACCAAATTTTTATCTCTAGGTGGCTATATATCTATATTAATTATCTTATATATATCTGTCTTAAAGAAAGAAATCAGTATTGGATACTTTGCGGCAATTTTTACATCGTTGGATAGTCTTTTTTTTATGATGGAGGAAATAGTAAGTAGCTTAGTAGGAGGAGTAGCACAGGTAACTGGTAAAATAAAAAATTATTTTAAATTTAGAGAAGTGACGCCCCTTACAAAAGAGGGAATTTCTTTAAAATATCATGATTCAATAATTCTTGAAAATGTATGTTTTTCTTATCCAAATAGTTCTAATATAGCTTTGCATAACGTTAATTTAAAAGTGGGTAGAGGGGAAAGTATAGCAGTAGTAGGAGAAAATGGATCGGGAAAAACAACCTTAGTACGATTGCTAGCTGGAATTTATTCTCCGACTGATGGTAAAATTTTTTATAATGGAGTAGAATCAAATAAATATAATCCATTTGAATTATTCTATAATACATCAGCGGTTTTTCAAAATTATGGGAAATATGATTTATCTCTTGAAGATAATATAAAAATTAGTAATTTGGACAGTGACAAAAATGTAGATTTTATCCTAAATGATTTGGAAATGGAGATTCCCAAAGGTATTTATCCAGAAGGAATTAAAACAATGTTATCTAGGGAATTTGGTGGAATTGATTTATCAGGAGGTCAATGGCAAAAAATAGCTATAGCAAGAGGCGGGTATCGAGATAAAGATTTACTTTTATTAGACGAACCTACTTCTGCAATTGATCCAATTGAGGAAGCAGTATTGTATACTAAATTTCAGAAGTTGATTCGTGGAAGAATGAGTTTTATTGTTACGCATAGATTAGGGGCTGCAAGAATTTCTGATAAGATTATTGTCATGAAAAAGGGGAAGATAGTAGGAATAGGAAAACATATGGAGTTGTTAAATACCTGTGACGAATATAAAAAAATGTGGCTAGCACAATCGGAACAGTATACTTAA
- a CDS encoding ABC transporter substrate-binding protein, translated as MKKKGLAALAILVLMAVLLPGCGKSNGNLIKVQLNEVAHSIFYAPQYVAIEQGYFKDEGLDVKLVNGLGADKTMTAVLSGDADIGFMGPEATVYVYNEGKEDYVVNFAQLTQRAGNFLVTKDKNETFTWDNVKGKTIVGGRAGGMPQMVLEYILKKNGINPKEDLTIVQNIDFGLTAQAFTAGTGDYTMEFEPGATALEKEGTGKVVASLGVESGKVPYTAYAAKKSYIEKNSEVIQKFTNAIQKGLNYVNAHSPEEIAKVIAPQFKETDADTVQSIVTRYYEQGTWKDNTVFEEESFNLLQDILQEAGELSVRAPYDDLINTEFSTKTAE; from the coding sequence ATGAAGAAAAAGGGATTAGCAGCACTGGCCATTTTAGTTCTTATGGCAGTGCTTTTACCCGGTTGCGGCAAAAGTAACGGGAATCTGATAAAGGTCCAGTTAAATGAAGTAGCACATTCTATTTTTTATGCACCTCAATATGTTGCAATAGAACAGGGATATTTTAAAGACGAAGGCCTTGATGTGAAATTGGTAAACGGACTTGGAGCAGATAAGACAATGACTGCGGTCTTAAGTGGAGATGCTGATATCGGATTTATGGGGCCGGAAGCAACAGTATATGTGTATAATGAAGGAAAAGAAGATTATGTCGTAAACTTTGCACAGCTGACACAGCGAGCCGGTAATTTTCTGGTTACAAAGGATAAGAATGAGACGTTTACCTGGGATAATGTGAAAGGTAAGACAATTGTCGGCGGGCGAGCAGGTGGTATGCCTCAAATGGTTCTTGAGTATATACTAAAGAAAAATGGTATTAATCCCAAAGAAGACCTTACCATTGTACAAAATATTGATTTTGGTTTAACTGCCCAGGCATTTACGGCAGGCACAGGAGATTATACAATGGAATTCGAACCAGGCGCAACTGCCTTAGAAAAGGAAGGTACTGGTAAAGTGGTTGCTTCACTTGGTGTAGAAAGCGGTAAAGTGCCCTATACAGCATATGCTGCCAAGAAAAGTTACATTGAAAAAAATTCCGAGGTTATCCAGAAATTCACCAATGCGATACAAAAAGGTCTCAATTATGTAAATGCCCATTCTCCGGAAGAGATAGCCAAAGTCATTGCACCTCAGTTTAAAGAAACGGATGCGGATACGGTGCAATCTATTGTTACCAGATATTATGAACAGGGTACTTGGAAGGATAATACCGTATTTGAGGAAGAAAGTTTTAACTTGCTGCAAGATATTTTACAGGAAGCGGGAGAACTGTCGGTTAGAGCTCCATATGATGATTTGATTAATACAGAATTTTCAACGAAAACGGCAGAATAA